The following coding sequences are from one Niveibacterium umoris window:
- the hemC gene encoding hydroxymethylbilane synthase, whose product MSHPAPERIVIATRESRLALWQAEHVKALLEKLYPQTRVELLGMTTRGDQILDRALSKVGGKGLFVKELETALLDGRADIAVHSMKDVPAELTDPFCIAAILQRETPLDAFVSNKYASLDEMPPGAVVGTSSLRREAQIHAQYPYLGVTPLRGNLDTRLRKLDEGQYDAIVLAAAGLKRLGLGERIRATLPAEVSLPAAGQGALAIEAIAARTEVRDWLAPLVDAETTACVTAERTVTHALGGGCEVPIGVFAQMQATGLFLRGFVALPDGSRFARAELHGAPSDARALGLELAEALRAQGAAEILAQLSH is encoded by the coding sequence GTGAGCCATCCCGCACCCGAACGCATTGTCATCGCCACCCGCGAAAGCCGCCTAGCCTTGTGGCAGGCCGAACACGTGAAAGCCTTGCTGGAAAAGCTGTACCCGCAGACCCGTGTCGAGTTGCTCGGAATGACTACGCGCGGCGACCAGATCCTCGACCGCGCGCTGTCGAAGGTCGGCGGCAAGGGGCTCTTCGTGAAGGAACTCGAGACTGCCCTGCTCGATGGGCGTGCCGACATTGCGGTGCATTCGATGAAGGATGTGCCGGCCGAACTCACCGACCCGTTCTGCATCGCCGCGATCCTGCAGCGCGAAACGCCGCTCGACGCCTTCGTGTCCAATAAATACGCGTCGCTCGACGAAATGCCGCCGGGCGCGGTGGTCGGCACTTCGAGCCTGCGACGCGAGGCACAGATCCACGCCCAGTATCCCTACCTCGGCGTAACGCCGCTGCGAGGCAACCTCGACACCCGCCTGCGCAAGCTCGATGAAGGGCAGTACGACGCAATCGTGCTGGCGGCTGCCGGGCTCAAGCGGCTGGGCCTCGGCGAGCGCATCCGCGCCACCCTGCCGGCGGAAGTTTCGCTTCCGGCTGCAGGGCAGGGGGCCCTGGCGATCGAGGCGATCGCCGCACGTACCGAAGTGCGCGACTGGCTGGCGCCGCTGGTCGATGCCGAAACGACAGCATGCGTGACGGCCGAACGCACGGTGACGCACGCGCTCGGCGGCGGTTGTGAAGTGCCGATCGGAGTCTTTGCGCAGATGCAGGCGACGGGCTTGTTCCTGCGTGGCTTCGTCGCGCTGCCCGACGGCAGCCGCTTCGCCCGCGCGGAGTTGCACGGCGCCCCGTCCGATGCGAGAGCGCTCGGCCTTGAGCTGGCCGAGGCCCTGCGCGCGCAGGGCGCGGCAGAAATTCTCGCGCAGCTCAGCCACTGA
- a CDS encoding uroporphyrinogen-III C-methyltransferase translates to MDETRDNPTPPLAPPPAPQRRRWRSLGHPFVIAGAVVLALLAWQWIETRTRLDLLQQQVAQRLGESDAATREVKGRAKEIQDALQALGNRLAVQEARMAESQGQQAALEALYQDLSRSRDEWVLAEVEQALNIAQQQLQLAGNVQAALIALQSAEARLAGFERPQLLPLRKSIARDIERLKALPMADISAMGLSLENLIDRIDTLPLAFEHSPPQVEKAKSKPVKGAKPVEQSAPVVDEPSWYARLANDFWLELRGLIRIERLDRPDPALLSPAQTTFLRENLRLRLLSARLALLQRDGRVFREDIKQAVAWMERYFDVDDRDVAMRLSELRKAQGAKLSVELPNLNETLGSLRTARVTGAR, encoded by the coding sequence ATGGACGAGACCCGCGACAACCCCACCCCGCCCCTTGCCCCGCCGCCTGCGCCACAGCGCCGTCGCTGGCGCAGCCTGGGCCACCCGTTCGTGATCGCCGGTGCCGTCGTGCTGGCGCTTCTGGCCTGGCAATGGATCGAGACCCGCACCCGGCTCGATCTGCTGCAGCAGCAGGTGGCGCAGCGCCTGGGCGAATCTGATGCGGCGACGCGCGAAGTGAAGGGGCGTGCCAAGGAAATCCAGGATGCCTTGCAGGCACTCGGCAACCGGCTGGCGGTGCAGGAAGCCCGCATGGCCGAATCGCAGGGCCAGCAGGCCGCGCTCGAGGCGCTCTATCAGGACCTCTCACGCTCACGCGACGAGTGGGTGCTGGCGGAAGTGGAGCAGGCGCTGAACATTGCGCAACAGCAGCTTCAACTTGCAGGCAATGTGCAGGCCGCGCTGATCGCGCTGCAGAGCGCCGAGGCACGCCTTGCCGGTTTCGAGCGTCCGCAGCTGCTGCCGCTGCGCAAATCGATTGCACGCGACATCGAACGCCTCAAGGCGCTGCCGATGGCCGACATTTCCGCGATGGGCTTGTCACTTGAAAACCTCATCGATCGCATCGACACCCTGCCACTGGCATTCGAACATTCGCCGCCCCAGGTCGAAAAGGCGAAGAGCAAGCCGGTGAAAGGCGCCAAGCCGGTCGAGCAGTCCGCGCCCGTGGTGGATGAACCAAGCTGGTACGCGCGGCTTGCGAACGATTTCTGGCTTGAGCTGCGCGGCCTGATCCGCATCGAACGCCTGGATCGCCCGGACCCGGCGCTGTTGTCCCCGGCGCAGACGACCTTCCTGCGCGAGAACCTGCGCCTTCGTCTGTTGTCTGCACGCCTCGCGCTGCTGCAGCGTGACGGGCGCGTGTTTCGCGAAGACATCAAACAGGCCGTGGCATGGATGGAGCGCTATTTCGACGTCGACGACCGTGATGTCGCGATGCGCTTGTCGGAACTGCGCAAAGCACAAGGCGCCAAGCTGTCGGTCGAACTGCCCAACCTGAACGAAACGCTCGGTTCGCTGCGCACTGCGCGCGTGACCGGCGCACGCTGA
- a CDS encoding uroporphyrinogen-III synthase yields MGALAGRTIAVTRPVAQAAALNEAIRVAGGTPFALPLIGIEPIRDEAGFAAIAAQLDDFALVFFVSANAVEHGLAGLRRHRAWPPGPPVATVGPGSASALRAAGFDQVIVPQERYDSEGVLALPAFAADVVAGRRVLILRGDGGRELLADALAARGARPLCFTCYRRVLPPVDVAALLAARRAGRLHALTLSSSEAVRHLAGCLRAQGGGTLFDTPVFAPHPRVAECARDEGFRAVTLTPAADAGLVAGLCAYFEGAA; encoded by the coding sequence ATGGGCGCACTGGCGGGTCGCACGATCGCGGTGACGCGACCGGTGGCGCAGGCAGCGGCGCTGAACGAAGCAATACGCGTGGCCGGCGGCACGCCGTTCGCCCTGCCGCTGATCGGCATCGAACCGATCCGCGATGAGGCCGGATTCGCTGCGATTGCGGCGCAGCTGGATGACTTTGCGTTGGTGTTCTTTGTCAGCGCCAACGCCGTTGAACACGGGCTCGCCGGCCTGCGGCGTCATCGTGCGTGGCCACCTGGACCCCCGGTCGCAACGGTCGGGCCGGGCAGCGCGTCGGCGCTGCGCGCGGCAGGGTTCGATCAGGTGATCGTGCCGCAGGAACGCTATGACAGCGAGGGGGTGCTCGCGCTGCCGGCGTTCGCCGCCGACGTGGTTGCTGGTCGGCGCGTGTTGATCCTGCGTGGTGACGGTGGCCGCGAACTGCTCGCTGATGCGCTTGCCGCACGCGGCGCACGGCCCCTCTGTTTTACTTGCTACCGCCGTGTGCTGCCCCCCGTCGACGTCGCGGCGTTGCTTGCCGCGCGGCGTGCAGGGCGACTGCACGCACTGACCCTGAGCAGCAGCGAGGCGGTTCGTCACCTCGCGGGCTGCCTGCGCGCGCAGGGCGGCGGCACGCTGTTCGACACTCCGGTGTTCGCACCGCACCCGCGTGTCGCCGAATGCGCGCGCGACGAAGGATTCCGCGCGGTGACCCTGACCCCGGCCGCGGATGCCGGCTTGGTCGCAGGGCTCTGTGCCTACTTCGAAGGGGCCGCCTGA
- a CDS encoding heme biosynthesis HemY N-terminal domain-containing protein, which produces MMRALLWLIAMFALAAGLAIVARYNDAYALFVWPPWRLHISLNLLAILFVVAFSLAYAATRLVARALALPGAVAAYRAQQRKNHAIQALRDAQRFLVEGRYGRAHAQADAAYRAHESPGLAALIAARASHAMREHARCDEWLRRAAEHDREVRVARLMTEAEFAVADRRFDAAAERLDALREGGHRHIAALRLSVQTAAARGMWGEVLRLARQLASHRAFTAEQAAPLIRRAHLESMREYEGNPEALARYWRQIPRPERSDRGLVRDAALLLNASGQGAVAAEAISEALDAGWDSALAELYGRIEGGELIERIGHAERWLRTQPRDERLLLSLGRLCLQQQLWGKAQSYFEASLSIAQTRAAHLELARLAEQLGRNEAALKHFRSAAELTAG; this is translated from the coding sequence ATGATGCGTGCCTTGTTGTGGCTGATCGCGATGTTCGCGCTGGCGGCCGGGCTGGCCATCGTTGCGCGCTACAACGATGCCTACGCCTTGTTCGTGTGGCCGCCCTGGCGCCTGCACATCTCGCTCAACCTGCTGGCGATCCTGTTCGTGGTGGCGTTCTCGCTCGCCTACGCCGCGACAAGGTTGGTGGCTCGCGCCCTTGCTTTGCCCGGCGCGGTCGCGGCGTATCGCGCGCAGCAGCGCAAGAACCACGCGATCCAGGCGCTGCGGGACGCCCAGCGCTTCCTCGTCGAAGGTCGCTATGGGCGCGCGCACGCACAGGCCGATGCCGCTTACCGCGCGCATGAATCGCCGGGCCTCGCGGCCTTGATCGCGGCGCGGGCCAGCCATGCCATGCGCGAACATGCGCGCTGCGACGAGTGGCTGCGTCGCGCCGCCGAGCACGATCGCGAAGTGCGGGTTGCACGCTTGATGACCGAGGCCGAGTTTGCGGTGGCCGATCGCCGTTTCGATGCCGCCGCCGAGCGCTTGGACGCGCTGCGCGAGGGTGGCCATCGCCACATCGCGGCGTTGCGCCTGTCGGTGCAAACCGCGGCGGCACGCGGCATGTGGGGCGAGGTGCTGCGGCTGGCGCGGCAGCTGGCCAGCCATCGCGCCTTTACCGCCGAGCAGGCAGCACCGCTGATCCGCCGCGCCCATCTCGAATCGATGCGCGAATACGAGGGCAACCCGGAAGCGCTGGCGCGCTACTGGCGCCAGATCCCCCGACCCGAACGCAGCGATCGCGGTCTCGTACGGGACGCGGCCTTGTTGCTCAACGCTTCGGGCCAGGGGGCTGTCGCGGCGGAGGCGATTTCTGAGGCGCTCGATGCGGGATGGGACTCGGCACTGGCCGAGCTTTACGGTCGCATCGAGGGTGGCGAGCTGATCGAACGCATCGGCCACGCCGAGCGCTGGCTGCGCACACAACCGCGCGACGAGCGTCTGTTGCTGAGCCTGGGCCGGCTGTGTCTGCAGCAACAGCTGTGGGGTAAGGCGCAGAGTTACTTCGAGGCCTCGCTGTCGATCGCCCAGACGCGTGCGGCACATCTCGAACTGGCGCGGCTGGCTGAACAGCTCGGGCGCAACGAAGCGGCCCTCAAGCACTTCCG